The nucleotide sequence ATCTCCGGCACCCATCTTCCCGGCGGAAAACCGGCGGGCGGAACCAGTCCCGGCAAGACCCCGCCCCGCTCCAACCAGTGGTGAAACTCGGCGCGGGGGATCTCCACCGCCCCCAACGACAAGAGGTGGGGATTGGGCAACTGGCAGTCGATCAGCGGCCAGCCCGCTTTCGCCAGGCAACGGGCCAAGACCGCCAGGGCCACCTTGGAGGCATCCGGCGCCCGGTGAAACATCGACTCGCCGAAGAAGCAGCGCCCCAGCACCACTCCGTACAGCCCCCCCACCAGTTCATCCCCCCGCCAACATTCCAGCGAATGGGCGTAACCCAGGCGATGCAGACGCAGATAGGCTTGGCGCATTTCGTCGGTGATCCAGGTCCCTGGTTGCCCCTGTCGACTCTCCGCACAACCGTCCACGACCGCCGCGAAAGCCTCGTCGCAGGAGACGCGAAAACGTCCCTGGCGCAGGCACTTGGCGAGGCTGCGGGAAATGCGGATCTGTTCAGGGAAGATGACGCAACGGGGATCAGGGGACCACCAGAGGGGCGGCTCGTCGTCACTGAACCAGGGGAAGATGCCCAGGGAGTAGGCTAGGAGCAGGCGCCGGGGGGTGAGATCGCCGCCAACGGCGAGCAACCCGCTCGGCTCGGCCAACTTCGGCGCAGGGAAGAGCAGCTGATCGGAAAGACGGTAAACCGGCACGGTCAGCGCTCCCGCACTGGAAGCGCCGACCGGCCGACGGCTAAAAACATCAGGAGGGACCGTAGGCGAAGGTCAGCTCGCCGGCACGCAGACCGATACGCACCTCGCCGCCGTCGCTGAGACGACCGAAGAGCAGCTCGCCGGCGAGAACGTCGCTGATCGCCGTCTGGATCAGCCGCGCCAGGGGGCGCGCGCCATAGACCGGGTCATAACCCCGGCGCGCCAGGTCGGCCCGGGCGGCGGCGGAAACCTTCAACGTCACGGCGGAGTCGGCCAGGCGGGTGCGCAGCTCGTCGAGGAACTTGTCGACAATGCGGAGAATGATCGCCTCATCCAGCGACTGGAAGGGGATGACGGCATCGAGGCGGTTGCGGAATTCCGGCGAAAAAGCCTTCTCCACCGCCTGCTTGTAGCCGCTGCGGCCGAGATTGCCGAAGCCGATGGGGTTGGCGCTCATCTCCCGCGCCCCGGCGTTGCTGGTCATGATCAGCACGACATTGCGGAAGTCGGCCTTCTTGCCGTTGTTGTCGGTGAGGGTGCCGTGATCCATGACCTGCAAGAGGATGCTGAAGAGATCGGGATGGGCCTTTTCGATCTCGTCGAGAAGGAGCACCGCATAGGGGGTCTTCACCACCGCGTCGGTCAATAGCCCGCCCTGGTCGAAGCCGACGTAGCCGGGGGGCGCGCCGATGAGCCGCGCCACCGAATGTTTTTCCATGTATTCGCTCATGTCGAAGCGGATAAATTCCACCCCCAGCTGCGCCGCCAGCTGGCGGGCGACCTCGGTCTTGCCGACCCCGGTGGGGCCGGTGAAGAGGAAGGAGCCGACCGGCTTCTCGGGATGGCCGAGTCCGGCCCGGGAACGGAGAATCGCCTGGCAGAGGGCATCGACCGCCGGATTCTGACCGAAAACCTGGCGCTTGAGATCCCGGGCCAGATGGCGCAGGCGCTTGCGGTCGGAACTGGAGACGCTGCGCGCCGGAATGCGCGCCATCGACGCCACCACCGTTTCGATGTCGGCGACCTCGACGGTGGCGCCGGTGCGTTGGTTGATGCGAAAGACCGCCCCGACCTCATCGATGACATCGATGGCCTTGTCCGGCAGCTGGCGGAAATTGATGTGCCGGGCCGAGAGTTCGGCCGCCGCCCGCAGCGCTTCCTCGCTGTAGACGACGCCGTGATGCTCTTCGTAGTAGCTCTTCAGGCCGCGCAGAATGGCAACCGTATCCTCGACGCTCGGCTCGACGATATCGATCTTCTGAAAACGCCGGGAGAGGGCGCGATCCTTGTCGAAGAGATTCTTGTATTCCTCGAAGGTGGTCGAGCCGATGCAGCGCAGCTCGCCGGTGGCCAGCACCGGTTTGAGGATGTTGGAGGCATCGAGGGAGCCGCCGCTGGTCGCTCCGGCACCGACGATGGTGTGGATTTCGTCGATAAAGAGAATCGCCTCGGGCTTCTTGCGCAGGGCGGCCATGACCGCCTTGAGCCG is from Desulfuromonas acetexigens and encodes:
- the clpA gene encoding ATP-dependent Clp protease ATP-binding subunit ClpA, which codes for MFNQDVQIAFSLAVREAQRRRHEYLTTEHVLYAILFEDRGQEVLVSCGGDIQGLRSVLEEFFDKQLEAVPVSDDFVPEQTVGLQRVLQRTVVHMHAAGKKDVGLGDLLAAILEEKNSHAAHFLEAQGIRRLDVLNFIAHGVSKVPRETASSDGAAPGKTKEGAPSPSKGAPSRDPLELYTVNLVQRAREGKIDPLIGRDRELTRTIQVLCRRRKNNPLYVGDPGVGKTAIAEGLALLLERGEVPDLLKGNEIYTLDLGALLAGTKFRGDFEERLKAVMAALRKKPEAILFIDEIHTIVGAGATSGGSLDASNILKPVLATGELRCIGSTTFEEYKNLFDKDRALSRRFQKIDIVEPSVEDTVAILRGLKSYYEEHHGVVYSEEALRAAAELSARHINFRQLPDKAIDVIDEVGAVFRINQRTGATVEVADIETVVASMARIPARSVSSSDRKRLRHLARDLKRQVFGQNPAVDALCQAILRSRAGLGHPEKPVGSFLFTGPTGVGKTEVARQLAAQLGVEFIRFDMSEYMEKHSVARLIGAPPGYVGFDQGGLLTDAVVKTPYAVLLLDEIEKAHPDLFSILLQVMDHGTLTDNNGKKADFRNVVLIMTSNAGAREMSANPIGFGNLGRSGYKQAVEKAFSPEFRNRLDAVIPFQSLDEAIILRIVDKFLDELRTRLADSAVTLKVSAAARADLARRGYDPVYGARPLARLIQTAISDVLAGELLFGRLSDGGEVRIGLRAGELTFAYGPS
- the aat gene encoding leucyl/phenylalanyl-tRNA--protein transferase gives rise to the protein MPVYRLSDQLLFPAPKLAEPSGLLAVGGDLTPRRLLLAYSLGIFPWFSDDEPPLWWSPDPRCVIFPEQIRISRSLAKCLRQGRFRVSCDEAFAAVVDGCAESRQGQPGTWITDEMRQAYLRLHRLGYAHSLECWRGDELVGGLYGVVLGRCFFGESMFHRAPDASKVALAVLARCLAKAGWPLIDCQLPNPHLLSLGAVEIPRAEFHHWLERGGVLPGLVPPAGFPPGRWVPEIGKGG